In Flavobacterium sp. CBA20B-1, one DNA window encodes the following:
- a CDS encoding choice-of-anchor L domain-containing protein codes for MNQIINNINRCLLVFLLVFTTTDMYAQTPVQATIENTNPTDAQILSALNGGGMTMYLGTGDGLVRGVRNRQIATFSNGLNAGFGMDEGILLTTGRASEDLASRNNTTNKSYQAQSNTYTDSDLTGIFNQATRDVVIYKFKVTLASHTTAIRAVFQFGSEEYPDFVGSQFNDAFGFFVRPISGGATLPGGASVINMARLPHSNNPISINTVNYGYAGSSGSATYSGLDLTQSEHYMVNGHTTTVNSNGRLNSNTNPGPFPVFIEYNGLTKLITYDLKNLTPGGTYEFKIAIADAGDTQYDSGVLLKKVQGTTGADVKIEKVIDMMDPAYGDEIEFTLTASNLGPYDAKGAVVQDVLPNGYTYVSHIADKGTYNTATGEWSIGDIQAIFEEAELKIRATVNNTGNYTNVATIVSDEPDPDYSNNTAVMTPNPLCYEELVFYDDFGQSNSSINGGRTTSAYMPANSFTFANAYPTSTNDGQTAIDNNHYAVVSPGYIKNGWNPANLSWYFWTPAFYGENGPEAGAVTDISGTEEGAVMVINGGETLDAFYARDINVVQGETYRASMWMYLVKGPARIAIDIKEKDTGKIMGIYTTETFEDWGSTKGKWINVELYFSVPTVAEAPCGIGDLVLEFRNDLDASFGNDYYIDNITLTRLGSLCPMPATPLVIECPKPPIVVTNPMLRSRGTKNK; via the coding sequence ATGAATCAAATAATAAATAATATTAATAGATGTTTGTTGGTATTTCTGTTAGTCTTTACCACAACTGATATGTATGCTCAAACACCTGTGCAAGCAACTATCGAAAATACAAACCCAACTGACGCCCAAATCCTATCAGCTTTGAATGGAGGAGGTATGACCATGTATTTGGGTACAGGTGATGGTCTTGTTCGCGGGGTGCGTAATCGTCAAATAGCTACGTTTAGTAACGGGTTAAATGCAGGCTTTGGTATGGACGAAGGTATACTTCTTACAACAGGTAGAGCTTCAGAAGATTTAGCTAGCAGAAATAATACTACAAACAAATCCTATCAAGCACAGAGCAATACTTATACAGACAGTGATTTGACAGGTATTTTCAATCAAGCAACGCGCGATGTTGTTATTTATAAGTTCAAAGTTACTTTAGCAAGCCATACCACGGCTATTCGTGCTGTTTTTCAGTTTGGTTCAGAAGAGTATCCTGATTTTGTAGGTTCACAGTTTAACGATGCTTTTGGTTTTTTTGTTCGCCCAATTAGTGGCGGAGCTACTTTGCCAGGTGGCGCATCGGTCATCAATATGGCACGTTTGCCACATAGTAATAACCCTATTTCTATCAATACAGTAAACTATGGTTATGCAGGTAGCTCAGGATCAGCTACTTATTCGGGTTTAGATTTGACTCAATCAGAACATTACATGGTCAATGGGCATACAACAACAGTAAATTCAAACGGAAGACTAAACTCAAATACTAATCCTGGTCCTTTTCCTGTCTTTATTGAATATAATGGATTGACTAAGTTGATTACTTACGACCTCAAAAATCTCACGCCAGGAGGTACCTACGAGTTTAAAATAGCTATTGCTGATGCAGGCGATACTCAGTATGATTCTGGAGTTTTGCTTAAAAAAGTACAAGGGACAACGGGTGCCGATGTAAAAATCGAGAAAGTAATCGATATGATGGATCCAGCGTACGGAGACGAAATAGAGTTTACACTTACAGCTTCAAACCTTGGTCCTTATGATGCAAAAGGAGCGGTCGTGCAAGATGTGTTGCCTAATGGCTATACTTATGTGAGCCATATTGCCGACAAGGGTACGTACAACACTGCAACAGGTGAATGGTCTATCGGTGATATCCAAGCAATTTTTGAAGAGGCCGAGCTTAAAATCAGAGCAACAGTCAACAATACAGGTAACTATACCAATGTGGCAACTATAGTGTCAGACGAGCCTGACCCAGATTATAGCAACAACACAGCAGTGATGACGCCCAACCCGCTTTGCTATGAAGAGTTGGTTTTTTATGATGATTTTGGACAGAGTAATAGCAGTATTAATGGTGGAAGAACAACATCTGCCTACATGCCTGCAAATAGCTTTACTTTTGCGAATGCTTACCCAACATCTACCAACGACGGACAAACAGCAATCGACAATAACCACTACGCAGTGGTATCACCCGGATACATAAAAAACGGATGGAATCCTGCTAATCTTAGTTGGTACTTCTGGACACCTGCTTTTTACGGCGAGAATGGTCCAGAGGCCGGAGCAGTTACCGATATTTCTGGTACAGAAGAAGGCGCAGTAATGGTTATAAATGGTGGAGAAACCTTAGATGCATTCTATGCAAGAGATATTAATGTTGTACAGGGAGAAACATATAGAGCTTCTATGTGGATGTATCTTGTAAAAGGACCGGCAAGAATAGCCATAGATATTAAAGAAAAAGATACTGGAAAAATCATGGGAATTTATACAACGGAAACATTCGAAGATTGGGGTAGTACTAAAGGCAAATGGATTAATGTAGAGTTGTATTTTAGCGTGCCTACCGTAGCTGAAGCTCCATGTGGTATTGGTGATTTGGTATTGGAATTTCGTAACGATTTAGATGCTAGCTTTGGTAATGATTATTATATTGATAATATTACTTTGACAA